The genomic window TTACGTATTGCCCGCTGTATTATTGCTGACAACGGCCCTGGGATTCCAAATGAAATGAGGGATCGCATTTTTGAACCCTATTTCAGCACGAAAACTAGTGGAACAGGCTTAGGTTTAGCCATTGTTAAACGTATAGTTGATGATCATAGCGGGTTTATTCGGGTATTTAAGAACACTCCTTCTGGTTCTAAATTTGTGATCGAGTTGCCTGCAATCACGCGGACAAACACAACACAAAACGTCCAGGGGAAAAACACGAACCACGAGGGCTCGATAAACACATGAAGCAGCCAGCTAAAATTCTCGTTGTCGACGATGAATCAAGTATTCGCCAATCACTCTCAGCTATTTTAGAAGATGAAGGTTTTGATGTTTATGTCGCAAGCGATGGGGCTCAAGCGCTTCAACTCATGTCGCAAGAACTACCCGATGCTGTTTTACTTGATATTTGGATGCCTGGCATTGATGGGCTTGAAGTTTTAAAAGAAGCTAAGAAAAAATATCCTGGCTTGCAATTTATTATCATGTCAGGTCATGGAACCATTGAAACCGCAGTTAAGGCCACAAAGCTTGGGGCTTTTGATTTTATAGAAAAGCCCATCAGTTTAGAGAAGGTCGTCATTGTTTTAAATAATCTTTTAAGTATGTCACGCCTCAAAGCTGAAAACACACAGCTATTAAATAAGGTCAAAAAAGATATCACACTCGTTGGTGAGAGCGTGCCCATGAATGCGCTTCGCTCAATGATTGCTCGTGTGGCTCCAACAAATAGTTGGGTGCTTATCACTGGTGAAAATGGTACGGGTAAAGAACTTGTAGCCCAAAACATTCATTATCAAAGTGTTAGAGCCGCTCGTGCTTTTGTCGAAGTGAATTGTGCTGCAATTCCTGAAGAGCTTATCGAAAGTGAACTTTTTGGCCACGAACGTGGGGCCTTCACGGGTGCCACTCAGCAGAAAAAAGGCAAATTTGACATGGCTCATGGCGGAACCCTTTTTCTTGATGAAATAGGAGACATGAGTCTTAAAACCCAAGCAAAAATTTTGCGCATTCTTCAAGAACAACGTTTTGAAAGAGTGGGTGGAACAGACACGATCATCGCAGATGTGAGAGTAATTGCAGCTACGAATAAAAATCTAGAACAAGAAATTAAATCCGGAAGATTTAGAGAAGATCTTTTTTATCGACTCAATGTTATTCCGTTTAAAGTCCCAGCACTTCGTGATCGATCAAGCGATATCCCTATTCTTGCTAAAAACTTTTTGGATGATTTTGCTCGAGAAAGCGGTACGCGCAAAAAAGCCTTCACCGAAGAAGCATTTGTTAAGCTTTTATCATTTGATTGGCCGGGAAACGTGCGTGAACTTAGAAATTTTGTAGAGCGTGTTTTTATTCTTACACCTACTGATCTTATTGATGTGTCTGATATTCAGCAAGTCGGCATCGGATTTAGCGAAACTGATAAAACCTTTGAAGTAAATCCAATGGCTATAGAGTCTAATTATGCCCGCACGTTGCGAGAAGCTAGAGCCGAATTTGAAAAAGAATTTATTCTAAAGCGTCTCGAAGAAAATCAAGGAAATGTCAGCAGAACGGCTGAAGTAATCGGTGTAGAAAGATCCCATCTTCACCGCAAGATGAAATCATACGGCATCGAGGTTTAAGAGCAGTCATGAAACTCACAAATTATTTTTTACACACGGTGAAAGAATCCCCAAGCGATGCCGAGATTGAAAGTCATCGCCTTTTAATCCGGGGAGGGTTCATTAAGAAGGTAGCTCCCGGAATCTACAGTTATTTGCCATTAGGTCTTCGATCCATAAGAAAATTTGAAAACATAGTGCGTGATGAGATGAACCGTGCAGGTGCCATTGAGATTTTAATGCCAATGGTACAGCCTCGAGAACTATGGGATGAAACCAATCGCTGGGAAGTCATGGGTAAAGGGCTTTTAAAATTCAAAGACCGAAATGAGCATGACATGTGTTTAGGTGCAACCCACGAAGAGGTTGTGACCGATATTGTTCGTCGTGAAGTGAAAAGTTATCGTGATTTACCGGTCAATCTTTATCAAATTCAAGCAAAGTACCGAGATGAAATCAGAGCAAGATTTGGTCTCATGCGCGGCAAAGAATTTATTATGAAAGATGCCTATAGCTTTGATGTAAGTCGTGAAGCAGCCTTGAAAAGTTATGAGACTATGTTTAATGCTTATAAACGAATTTACAAACGTTGTGGGCTTGAATTTCGTACTGTCAAAGCTGACGCCGGCGCAATTGGTGGAAGTCAAACCCATGAATTTCAAGTTTTAGCATCAAGTGGTGAAGATCAAATCATGGCGTGTGACAAATGTGAATACGCCTCAAACATTGAGGTCACACCCGTTATTGAAAAACGCCAGCAATCAAAACCAAGTGGTGCAAAACCTGAAAAATTTGCGACTCCAGGTTTAAAAACCATTGATGATTTAGCAAAATCTCTAAATGTCAGTGCAAATAATTTGGTGAAAACACTTTTTTATCGCATCACAAAAGATAAATTTCTCTGCGTAGTTTTGCGTGGTGATGATGAGCTCAACGAAATCAAACTTAAAAATCTTTATAATCTTCCGATGAACCCTGAGCTCGCAAATGATCAAGAGGTATTCCAAATTACAGGTGCACATCCCGGTAGTTGTGGTCCGGTTGGTCTTAAAATCGCTGTTGTTTGTGAAGATGGCTTAAAATCATTAAGTGATTGGGTTGTAGGTGCCAACGAAGATGGTTTTCATCTCAAAAACATAAATGTCGACATAGATTTTAAATCTGCTCGTTGGGCCGATTTAAGAAAAGCAAAAGAAGGGGATCCCTGCCCTGATTGTGCTGATGGAAAATTAAAAAGTCATCGTGGTATTGAAGTGGGGCATGTTTTTTATCTGGGTGATAAATACAGTAAGAGCATGAAAGCGACGTTTCTCGATGAAAAAGGAAAAGCTCAGTATTGTGAAATGGGTTGTTACGGAATCGGTATCGGAAGAACTGTGCAAGCTGCAATAGAGCAAAGTCATGATAAAGACGGTATGATTTGGCCCCTTCCATTAGCTCCATTTCAAGTTCTTATTTGCCTATTAGATGTGACTGATACTGAAACAAATTCGGTAGCCCAGAATTTATACAAAGAACTTAGCAGTGATGGTGTTGAGGTTTTATTAGATGATCGTGATGAGCGTCCTGGAATAAAATTTAAAGATGCCGATCTTTTGGGCATTCCACTGCGAGTAAATGTGGGGAAAAAATCACTTGCGGAGAATAACCAAGTGGAGATTGTCGACAGAAAATCAAAGTCGGTAAATAAAATCACAGCTTCAGATGCAGCACCTCATATTAAAAAATGGATAACCCAAAAAGAAGCTGAGTACAGGTCTTAAACATGAATAATCCCATCATCGTTGCGCTTGATTTAGATGACGTAGAAAAAGCACGCAAACTTACAGAAAAATTAGCGCCTTATGTGGGGGGATTTAAATTTGGCCCTCGTTTAACATTGAGGTGTGAACGTAGTTTTTTAAAAGAATTGTCGTCTCAAGCCATTCTTTTTATAGATCATAAATTTTTCGACATTCCATCTACAACTGTAGCAAATGTAAAAGTCGCTGCTGAGTTAGGTGCTCATTGGGTAACGGTGCATGCGCTTAATGGTCCACATTGTCTTCAAGAATTAGCAGCCTTAGAAATAGAAATTCGTAAAACAAAAAAAGATTTTAGAATTTTAGCGGTAACTGTATTGACCAGTTTTTCAAAAGAAACACTTCCGCCAATCTGGAAAGATCAATCAATCAGCCAAAGTGTAATAGATTTGGCAAAATCTGTTCACCAACAAGGTTTGCATTCTCTTGTTTGTTCCGCTGAAGAGATTGAAGTTCTCAAAAAACAAAATCAAGATACTTTTCTTGTCGTTCCAGGAATTCGCCCTGAGGGTTCAGCAAGTAATGATCAAAATCGTATGGCTACACCTATCCAAGCTTTAAAGCGAGGTGCTTCAGCCCTTGTCATAGGCCGCCCCATTATCGACGATAAAGATCCAATTGAAGCTGCAAAAAGAATTTTTGAATCAATTCAAAATCACACCGTTCAAAAAGCAGCTGACCGATGAAGCGTATTGTACCTGGTATTCATTCTGTCACTGAGGTATTTCGCGTACGTCCTAAGGCCATCACAGAGCTGTGGTTGCGTGAGGGAGATTTGCGCGATGATCTCAATGTCTTTTATTTAGAAGCCCAAAAAAAGCATATAAAAGTGAAGCGTGTGAGTCAGGCGGGTTTAGATCGTCAAGTTGCGACGCATCAAGGTGTTATTGCATTTGTAGATGGTGGTCCACCATGGCCAACAGGTCGTGAGCTCAACGGATTTAAAGAAGGTTTAATCTTAGCTTTAGATCATATTGAAGACCCACATAATGTTGGCAGTATCATGCGATCTGCTTGGAATTTAGGAGTCCTTGGTGTCATTTTGACAAAAGACCGATCTGCAGGTTTAGCTCCTTCAGCTCAAAAAGTAGCCTCCGGTGCATTTGAACATGTACCAATTACAGAGGTGGCCAACCTTCATGCTGAGTTGAAAGCCTTACAAGATGCAGGATTTTGGGTTTACGGCTTAGATGAAAGTGCGACGCAAGCCATTCATGAAGTGGAGTTTGCGCCTAAATCTATCCTTGTGATCGGCTCAGAAGAGATGGGGTTGAGAAAACCCACGTTATCGGCCTGCGATGCCACTTTGGCTATTCCACAAAGTGAAGGTTCTAATTCTTTTAATGCCGCAGTTGCTGGTGCCATCGCGGGTTATGAGTTTTTAAGACAGCGGAACTTATCTATAAATCCAAAAAATTCAAGAAAAAAACTTTGACTGCGACAAGTATTTAAAATACAACCGCAATTCAGTGTTTACGATTCGAAGGGATTAGTGTCTGTTCTGAAAAATTAGGAAGACTTACTCATTATTTAGTTTTCCATTTTCAGTGCAAATATTTTTTTGAAAAGTAGATCCTGGGCTGGCGTAGCTCAGCTGGTAGAGCAGCTGATTTGTAATCAGCAGGTCGCGGGTTCGAATCCCATCGCCAGCTCCACGTTTTTTTGGCGTGATGTTAGCGTGAGGATATTGGTGAGGTTCCCGAGTGGCCAAAGGGATCAGACTGTAAATCTGACGGCTCTGCCTTCGAAGGTTCGAATCCTTCCCTCACCACCAAAGTTGTGGAAAAACCGTTCGAAGGAATCGAATGGATGATAAAAAATGCCGTGATGCGGGAGTAGCTCAGTTGGCTAGAGCATCAGCCTTCCAAGCTGAGGGTCGTGGGTTCGAGCCCCATTTCCCGCTCCATTTTTCAAGGACGTGCGGTGGCTTGAGTTAAACTTGAATGCTGAGCGCCCAAGTAGCTCAGTGGTAGAGCACTTCCTTGGTAAGGAAGAGGTCCCGGGTTCAATCCCCGGCTTGGGCTCCATGAAAGTAGTGCGCATAATAAGCGTAATAAAATTTGTAAATTAGGTTTTTGAAAAATTATTTGTGAA from Oligoflexia bacterium includes these protein-coding regions:
- a CDS encoding sigma-54 dependent transcriptional regulator, with protein sequence MKQPAKILVVDDESSIRQSLSAILEDEGFDVYVASDGAQALQLMSQELPDAVLLDIWMPGIDGLEVLKEAKKKYPGLQFIIMSGHGTIETAVKATKLGAFDFIEKPISLEKVVIVLNNLLSMSRLKAENTQLLNKVKKDITLVGESVPMNALRSMIARVAPTNSWVLITGENGTGKELVAQNIHYQSVRAARAFVEVNCAAIPEELIESELFGHERGAFTGATQQKKGKFDMAHGGTLFLDEIGDMSLKTQAKILRILQEQRFERVGGTDTIIADVRVIAATNKNLEQEIKSGRFREDLFYRLNVIPFKVPALRDRSSDIPILAKNFLDDFARESGTRKKAFTEEAFVKLLSFDWPGNVRELRNFVERVFILTPTDLIDVSDIQQVGIGFSETDKTFEVNPMAIESNYARTLREARAEFEKEFILKRLEENQGNVSRTAEVIGVERSHLHRKMKSYGIEV
- a CDS encoding proline--tRNA ligase, yielding MKLTNYFLHTVKESPSDAEIESHRLLIRGGFIKKVAPGIYSYLPLGLRSIRKFENIVRDEMNRAGAIEILMPMVQPRELWDETNRWEVMGKGLLKFKDRNEHDMCLGATHEEVVTDIVRREVKSYRDLPVNLYQIQAKYRDEIRARFGLMRGKEFIMKDAYSFDVSREAALKSYETMFNAYKRIYKRCGLEFRTVKADAGAIGGSQTHEFQVLASSGEDQIMACDKCEYASNIEVTPVIEKRQQSKPSGAKPEKFATPGLKTIDDLAKSLNVSANNLVKTLFYRITKDKFLCVVLRGDDELNEIKLKNLYNLPMNPELANDQEVFQITGAHPGSCGPVGLKIAVVCEDGLKSLSDWVVGANEDGFHLKNINVDIDFKSARWADLRKAKEGDPCPDCADGKLKSHRGIEVGHVFYLGDKYSKSMKATFLDEKGKAQYCEMGCYGIGIGRTVQAAIEQSHDKDGMIWPLPLAPFQVLICLLDVTDTETNSVAQNLYKELSSDGVEVLLDDRDERPGIKFKDADLLGIPLRVNVGKKSLAENNQVEIVDRKSKSVNKITASDAAPHIKKWITQKEAEYRS
- the pyrF gene encoding orotidine-5'-phosphate decarboxylase; its protein translation is MNNPIIVALDLDDVEKARKLTEKLAPYVGGFKFGPRLTLRCERSFLKELSSQAILFIDHKFFDIPSTTVANVKVAAELGAHWVTVHALNGPHCLQELAALEIEIRKTKKDFRILAVTVLTSFSKETLPPIWKDQSISQSVIDLAKSVHQQGLHSLVCSAEEIEVLKKQNQDTFLVVPGIRPEGSASNDQNRMATPIQALKRGASALVIGRPIIDDKDPIEAAKRIFESIQNHTVQKAADR
- a CDS encoding RNA methyltransferase, whose protein sequence is MKRIVPGIHSVTEVFRVRPKAITELWLREGDLRDDLNVFYLEAQKKHIKVKRVSQAGLDRQVATHQGVIAFVDGGPPWPTGRELNGFKEGLILALDHIEDPHNVGSIMRSAWNLGVLGVILTKDRSAGLAPSAQKVASGAFEHVPITEVANLHAELKALQDAGFWVYGLDESATQAIHEVEFAPKSILVIGSEEMGLRKPTLSACDATLAIPQSEGSNSFNAAVAGAIAGYEFLRQRNLSINPKNSRKKL